A single Strix aluco isolate bStrAlu1 chromosome 20, bStrAlu1.hap1, whole genome shotgun sequence DNA region contains:
- the FPGS gene encoding folylpolyglutamate synthase, mitochondrial isoform X1 codes for MVARGLRALRGALRAAGRRFSTRPARAPAMDYQDAIRTLNTLQTNASYLEQVKRERGDPQAQLEAMRGFLERSGLKVEDLDRLNIIHVTGTKGKGSACAFTECILRSYGLKTGFYSSPHLVQVRERIRINGQPISKELFSKYFWLVYNRLEETKDPVHASMPAYFRFLTIMAFHVFLQEKVDLAVVEVGIGGAYDCTNIIRAPVVCGVSSLGIDHVSILGDTMEKIAWQKGGIFKPGVPAFTVAQPERPLEVLRDRAQERECPLYLCPELDAFEGGHRALELGLAGAHQRSNAALALQLARAWLQRRGCRALGELKEVSPDAELAGRPVPLAPTFRPTDAMIQGLRDTEWLGRTQVLPRGPVTWYLDGAHTTSSIQACVRWFRQAALNQDKPHDGSEVRVLLFNATGDRDMAALLKLLLPCHFDYAVFCPNFTQVPVASNADQQNFNVTLENALTRCLENQQTWTRLLEEKGGQDPWLPAPLRAGGLLQPAPARGTLLLVPPAPRPLNSPALVFPCLAQALRWVAQGRDPRLAAPAATGAHPHPAASSGAVLLREAAAVRVLVTGSLHLVGGVLRLLDPALSQ; via the exons atgGTGGCGCGGGGGCTGCGCGCGCTGCGCGGGGCGCTGCGGGCCGCCGGGCGCCGGTTCAGCACGCGGCCGGCGCGCGCCCCCGCCATGGACTATCAG GACGCCATCCGCACCCTCAACACCCTGCAGACCAACGCCAGCTACCTGGAGCAGGTGAAGCGGGAGCGCGGCGACCCCCAGGCCCAGCTGGAAGCCATGCGGGGATTTTTGGAGAGGAGCGGGCTGAAG GTCGAGGACCTGGATCGACTGAACATCATCCACGTCACGGGGACGAAGGGCAAG GGCTCGGCGTGCGCCTTCACCGAGTGCATCCTCCGCAGCTACGGGCTGAAGACGGGCTTTTACAG ctcccctcacCTGGTGCAGGTGCGGGAGCGGATCCGCATCAACGGGCAGCCCATCAGCAAGGAGCTCTTCAGCAAGTACTTCTGGCTTGTCTACAACCGCCTGGAGGAGACCAAG GACCCAGTGCACGCCAGCATGCCCGCGTACTTCCGCTTCCTCACCATCATGGCCTTCCACGTCTTCCTGCAGGAGAAG gtGGACCTGGCGGTGGTGGAGGTTGGCATTGGCGGTGCCTACGACTGCACTAACATCATCAG GGCACCGGTGGTGTGTGGGGTCTCCTCCCTGGGCATCGACCACGTCAGCATCCTGGGGGACACTATGGAGAAGATTGCCTGGCAGAAGGGGGGCATTTTTAAG CCCGGCGTGCCGGCGTTCACCGTGGCGCAGCCGGAGCGGCCGCTGGAGGTGCTGAGGGACCGAGCCCAGGAGCGGGAG tgTCCCCTCTACCTCTGCCCGGAGCTGGACGCCTTCGAGGGGGGGCACCGggcgctggagctggggctggcggGTGCCCACCAGCGCTCCAACGCCGCCCTGGCCTTGCAGCTGGCGCGGGCCTGGCTGCAGCGCCGCGGCTGCCGGG CTCTCGGGGAGCTGAAGGAGGTGTCGCCAGACGCCGAGCTGGCGGGGAGGCCGGTGCCGCTGGCGCCCACCTTTCGACCCACGGACGCCATGATCCAAG GCCTGCGGGACACGGAGTGGCTGGGCCGGACCCAGGTGCTGCCCCGCGGCCCCGTGACGTGGTACCTGGACGGGGCCCACACCACCAGCAGCATCCAGGCCTGTGTCCGCTGGTTCCGCCAGGCCGCCCTCAACCAGGACAAGCCCCACGA CGGTTCCGAGGTGCGTGTGCTGCTCTTCAACGCCACGGGGGACCGGGACATGGCGGCGCTGCTCAAGCTGCTGCTG ccctgccactTCGACTACGCTGTCTTCTGCCCCAACTTCACGCAGGTGCCAGTTGCCAGCAACGCAG aCCAGCAAAACTTCAACGTGACGCTGGAGAACGCCCTGACCCGCTGCCTGGAGAACCAGCAGACGTGGACccggctgctggaggagaaggggggacaGGACCCCTGGCTCCCGGCCCCTCTGcgggcaggggggctgctgcagccagcccctgcccgaGGGACCCTGCTCCTTGTCCCCCCGGCCCCGCGACCCCTCAATTCGCCAGCCCTCGTCTTCCCTTGCCTGGCCCAGGCGCTGCGGTGGGTGGCGCAGGGCCGGGACCCCCGGCTGGCAGCGCCGGCCGCCACGGGGGCTcacccccaccccgccgccaGCAGCGGGGCCGTGCTGCTGCGGGAGGCGGCCGCCGTCCGCGTCCTGGTCACCGGCAGCCTGCATTTGGTGGGGGGGGTCCTACGGCTGCTCGACCCTGCGCTCTCCCAGTAa
- the FPGS gene encoding folylpolyglutamate synthase, mitochondrial isoform X2, protein MAEMLPAWVAAGTAEGTEPDGDAIRTLNTLQTNASYLEQVKRERGDPQAQLEAMRGFLERSGLKVEDLDRLNIIHVTGTKGKGSACAFTECILRSYGLKTGFYSSPHLVQVRERIRINGQPISKELFSKYFWLVYNRLEETKDPVHASMPAYFRFLTIMAFHVFLQEKVDLAVVEVGIGGAYDCTNIIRAPVVCGVSSLGIDHVSILGDTMEKIAWQKGGIFKPGVPAFTVAQPERPLEVLRDRAQERECPLYLCPELDAFEGGHRALELGLAGAHQRSNAALALQLARAWLQRRGCRALGELKEVSPDAELAGRPVPLAPTFRPTDAMIQGLRDTEWLGRTQVLPRGPVTWYLDGAHTTSSIQACVRWFRQAALNQDKPHDGSEVRVLLFNATGDRDMAALLKLLLPCHFDYAVFCPNFTQVPVASNADQQNFNVTLENALTRCLENQQTWTRLLEEKGGQDPWLPAPLRAGGLLQPAPARGTLLLVPPAPRPLNSPALVFPCLAQALRWVAQGRDPRLAAPAATGAHPHPAASSGAVLLREAAAVRVLVTGSLHLVGGVLRLLDPALSQ, encoded by the exons ATGGCGGAGATGCTGCCGGCGTGGGTGGCCGCGGGCACCGCCGAGGGGACCGAGCCCGACGGG GACGCCATCCGCACCCTCAACACCCTGCAGACCAACGCCAGCTACCTGGAGCAGGTGAAGCGGGAGCGCGGCGACCCCCAGGCCCAGCTGGAAGCCATGCGGGGATTTTTGGAGAGGAGCGGGCTGAAG GTCGAGGACCTGGATCGACTGAACATCATCCACGTCACGGGGACGAAGGGCAAG GGCTCGGCGTGCGCCTTCACCGAGTGCATCCTCCGCAGCTACGGGCTGAAGACGGGCTTTTACAG ctcccctcacCTGGTGCAGGTGCGGGAGCGGATCCGCATCAACGGGCAGCCCATCAGCAAGGAGCTCTTCAGCAAGTACTTCTGGCTTGTCTACAACCGCCTGGAGGAGACCAAG GACCCAGTGCACGCCAGCATGCCCGCGTACTTCCGCTTCCTCACCATCATGGCCTTCCACGTCTTCCTGCAGGAGAAG gtGGACCTGGCGGTGGTGGAGGTTGGCATTGGCGGTGCCTACGACTGCACTAACATCATCAG GGCACCGGTGGTGTGTGGGGTCTCCTCCCTGGGCATCGACCACGTCAGCATCCTGGGGGACACTATGGAGAAGATTGCCTGGCAGAAGGGGGGCATTTTTAAG CCCGGCGTGCCGGCGTTCACCGTGGCGCAGCCGGAGCGGCCGCTGGAGGTGCTGAGGGACCGAGCCCAGGAGCGGGAG tgTCCCCTCTACCTCTGCCCGGAGCTGGACGCCTTCGAGGGGGGGCACCGggcgctggagctggggctggcggGTGCCCACCAGCGCTCCAACGCCGCCCTGGCCTTGCAGCTGGCGCGGGCCTGGCTGCAGCGCCGCGGCTGCCGGG CTCTCGGGGAGCTGAAGGAGGTGTCGCCAGACGCCGAGCTGGCGGGGAGGCCGGTGCCGCTGGCGCCCACCTTTCGACCCACGGACGCCATGATCCAAG GCCTGCGGGACACGGAGTGGCTGGGCCGGACCCAGGTGCTGCCCCGCGGCCCCGTGACGTGGTACCTGGACGGGGCCCACACCACCAGCAGCATCCAGGCCTGTGTCCGCTGGTTCCGCCAGGCCGCCCTCAACCAGGACAAGCCCCACGA CGGTTCCGAGGTGCGTGTGCTGCTCTTCAACGCCACGGGGGACCGGGACATGGCGGCGCTGCTCAAGCTGCTGCTG ccctgccactTCGACTACGCTGTCTTCTGCCCCAACTTCACGCAGGTGCCAGTTGCCAGCAACGCAG aCCAGCAAAACTTCAACGTGACGCTGGAGAACGCCCTGACCCGCTGCCTGGAGAACCAGCAGACGTGGACccggctgctggaggagaaggggggacaGGACCCCTGGCTCCCGGCCCCTCTGcgggcaggggggctgctgcagccagcccctgcccgaGGGACCCTGCTCCTTGTCCCCCCGGCCCCGCGACCCCTCAATTCGCCAGCCCTCGTCTTCCCTTGCCTGGCCCAGGCGCTGCGGTGGGTGGCGCAGGGCCGGGACCCCCGGCTGGCAGCGCCGGCCGCCACGGGGGCTcacccccaccccgccgccaGCAGCGGGGCCGTGCTGCTGCGGGAGGCGGCCGCCGTCCGCGTCCTGGTCACCGGCAGCCTGCATTTGGTGGGGGGGGTCCTACGGCTGCTCGACCCTGCGCTCTCCCAGTAa